A genomic window from Gossypium hirsutum isolate 1008001.06 chromosome D12, Gossypium_hirsutum_v2.1, whole genome shotgun sequence includes:
- the LOC107946001 gene encoding rRNA biogenesis protein RRP5, whose amino-acid sequence MTDTIKIRTETNPQLFSQEVLLAGSFTFLATHERPYLLSALCCFFALISALCWFFVLPFACSLFLCPLPLHQTVNAVVEIVKEHYLVIAIPEYNYAIGYASIAYYNTQKLPHKQFVNGQKVIATVMALPSPETSGRLLLLLNSIGEVTETSSSKRAKKKSSYNVGSLVPAEVTEIMPLELRLKFGIGFCGRVHITEDLSIKPAMLAEAQKRSFQGLGAAPNSKCCCGDCERTLLGM is encoded by the exons ATGACTGATACCATCAAAATTCGAACTGAAACAAATCCTCAA cttttcagccAAGAAGTGCTTTTGGCTGGTTCATTTACTTTTTTAGCCACACACGAACGCCCTTATCTGCTCTCTGCTCTCTGCTGCTTCTTTGCCCTCATCTCTGCCCTCTGCTGGTTCTTTGTTCTGCCCTTTGCTTGTTCTTTGTTTCTCTGCCCTCTTCCG CTGCACCAAACAGTAAATGCTGTTGTGGAGATTGTGAAAGAACATTACTTG gtTATTGCAATTCCTGAGTATAACTATGCCATAGGGTATGCATCAATAGCATATTACAATACACAGAAGCTTCCCCATAAACAATTTGTGAATGGGCAGAA GGTTATTGCAACTGTTATGGCTCTTCCAAGTCCTGAAACGTCAGGAAGGTTGCTTTTGCTCCTTAATTCGATTGGTGAGGTCACTGAGACATCCAGTTCAAAACGGGCCAAAAAGAAGTCTAGTTATAATGTGGGATCATTGGTTCCAGCAGAG GTTACTGAAATAATGCCCCTTGAGTTGAGATTGAAATTTGGAATTGGTTTCTGTGGACGGGTTCATATAACAGAGGATTTGTCTATTAAACCCGCCATGCTTGCTG AAGCGCAAAAGAGAAGCTTCCAAGGCCTTGGAGCTGCACCAAACAGTAAATGCTGTTGTGGAGATTGTGAAAGAACATTACTTGGTATGTAG
- the LOC107943107 gene encoding DELLA protein RGL1, whose translation MDNGLFPFSSPFDFNGIQGNYNLPDFEKDGTVIKGKHDPLLGFQEIGDDPDNDPVFPNHGLYQNVTKMSENQEQQRGRAATKSAFSDEFSFSSVFSGNMAFQEFSRPENMKPIKDCNMQSSCRLSSLELLTNYGNGFKKLRFSKYVGSDGEDGTDERGGGQKKLSAEEIMRVTGARYIQLSDMRYDDFSMIMHPFGHALSGLSDDDTKDVELVHLLLTAAEKVGYEQFERANRLLSHCEWIASERANPVQRIVYYFAEALRERIDKGMGRIIAKEPEMIFKTGIENGLNTNLISVRMHEYVPFFQVTQFMGIQAIIENVASASKIHIIDLELRSGVQWTGLMQALSEREIRHVEILKITAVGFVGNEKIAETGKRLESVAASFKLPFSFIAVYVEDMEDIKEELFKIGNDESLVVFCPLVLRTMISRPTCLENLMRVMKNLNPTIVIVIEIEANHNSPSFVNRFIEALFFYSTFFDCLDTCLEHEGELRAGVESVLCNGIRNIVAMEGKERVVRSVKLEVWSAFFARFRMTELGFSESSLYQGSLVIKQFPSAASYCTLDKCGKSVIVGWKGTPVQSVSAWKFSRDRGRVFGNYRF comes from the coding sequence ATGGATAATGGATTATTCCCTTTCAGTAGTCCATTCGACTTCAATGGAATCCAAGGAAATTACAATCTTCCTGATTTCGAGAAAGATGGTACTGTAATAAAAGGAAAACATGACCCTCTGCTTGGATTCCAAGAAATTGGAGATGATCCAGACAATGATCCTGTTTTTCCTAATCATGGTCTTTATCAAAACGTAACAAAGATGTCTGAAAATCAAGAACAACAACGGGGACGAGCAGCAACCAAGTCAGCTTTTTCCGATGAATTCAGTTTCAGCTCTGTTTTCTCGGGAAACATGGCGTTCCAAGAATTTTCTAGGCCGGAAAACATGAAACCCATTAAGGACTGCAATATGCAGTCTTCGTGTCGGTTGTCGTCTCTGGAACTGCTAACCAATTACGGAAATGGTTTCAAGAAATTGAGATTCAGCAAATACGTTGGGAGTGACGGCGAGGATGGAACGGATGAACGTGGCGGCGGCCAGAAGAAACTTTCAGCGGAGGAGATCATGAGGGTGACCGGAGCGAGGTACATACAGCTTTCGGACATGAGGTACGATGATTTCTCCATGATTATGCATCCGTTCGGTCATGCTCTTTCGGGTTTGTCCGATGACGACACGAAAGACGTCGAGCTCGTGCACTTACTCCTAACCGCAGCGGAGAAAGTTGGTTACGAACAATTCGAACGTGCTAACCGGTTGCTTTCGCATTGCGAATGGATTGCGTCGGAACGAGCCAATCCGGTCCAACGGATCGTATATTATTTTGCCGAAGCTCTTCGAGAAAGGATTGATAAAGGAATGGGGAGGATTATAGCGAAGGAACCAGAGATGATATTTAAGACCGGTATTGAAAACGGGTTGAATACGAACCTTATATCGGTTAGAATGCATGAGTATGTACCGTTTTTTCAAGTAACGCAATTCATGGGAATACAAGCCATTATAGAGAACGTGGCATCGGCTAGTAAGATCCATATAATTGATCTTGAACTTCGGAGTGGAGTTCAATGGACCGGCCTAATGCAAGCTCTGTCCGAACGTGAAATTCGCCACGTCGAGATTCTCAAGATAACGGCCGTGGGATTTGTCGGCAACGAGAAGATAGCGGAGACCGGAAAGAGGTTGGAAAGCGTTGCTGCGTCGTTTAAGTTACCCTTTTCGTTCATTGCGGTTTACGTCGAAGACATGGAAGACATCAAGGAAGAGTTATTCAAAATCGGAAACGACGAATCGTTGGTTGTTTTCTGTCCGTTGGTGCTTAGAACAATGATTTCAAGGCCTACATGCTTGGAAAATCTGATGCGGGTGATGAAAAATTTGAACCCTACTATAGTAATTGTCATCGAAATCGAAGCAAACCACAACTCTCCGTCGTTCGTGAACCGATTCATTGAAGCGTTATTCTTTTACAGCACATTTTTTGACTGCCTTGACACTTGCTTGGAACATGAAGGTGAATTGAGAGCCGGGGTCGAGTCCGTGCTTTGCAATGGGATTCGGAACATTGTGGCGATGGAAGGCAAAGAGAGGGTCGTTAGAAGTGTGAAGTTGGAAGTGTGGTCGGCATTCTTCGCGAGGTTTAGAATGACCGAATTGGGGTTTAGCGAGTCGTCCTTATACCAAGGTAGTTTGGTGATCAAACAGTTTCCGAGTGCCGCTAGTTATTGCACGCTCGACAAGTGCGGAAAGAGTGTGATCGTTGGATGGAAGGGAACTCCGGTTCAATCGGTTTCGGCCTGGAAGTTTTCGAGAGATAGAGGGAGGGTATTCGGAAACTATAGGTTCTGA